From Apium graveolens cultivar Ventura chromosome 9, ASM990537v1, whole genome shotgun sequence, the proteins below share one genomic window:
- the LOC141685327 gene encoding uncharacterized protein LOC141685327: protein MIFTRNNPGMFDDFKKVMTNEFGMTDIGQMSYFLGVEVKQNKDGIFMCQKKYAEQILKKFRMEECKPICICWPTALNTLAYSDTYSGTCSIFLEAGDIHVNVKSPSELLIRPTSSIVLPAIHQQLILQGSRQGHDIVFMVMQAQLWGVTCQSLASSFLDTFLMADKSPIHRHDQALSSMEAKLNQVEESQSSTSEQLQQIKEQFTLENRDIKKSLADIMALIKLQSHNQLLEGKSSNRHHSQHKVVPFSTPTPTTFAIASDILRIHDVNLAERENRHPPPISHTPSSHTLDLSFRPLDPTSAPELKNATIPPQFQNGPFMFNTIPSTQNPPLIPQFYQSTLNPFAPPLYPYSQQGVKTPKFDFPKFNGKDPRGWITKCEKYFQLMPSVDLRSRVLCAALHMEDDADIWYRTVEEEKHNLLWPEFSKLVCQRFNKGGYENVVGQFNKLIQKGTVDDYINQFDELRNYVMLQEGFHRESYYIDNFISGLKEEISQHLYNQKPQTLQEARDRARGQEYYLTVLDKRYRASKFSHPSGTNHSNSITKLPTDKPATYCKPPEISRRLTLAEINERKLKGLCFHCDKKFEPGHDCRKKKIYIMVGDEGEDCKSDGKDLAVVWEEDNTQNNAEGEEIAKISLHAMTGSVGSCTIKLKGQIKGKTITILVDMANGQRMQCATEINRVSWTMSDHAFHCKMNVIPLGGYDLILGVKWMATVSPVTFDYQQNNILINWQGERLQLQQFVKDLRCPIAHKEEIEKITRELLAAGVIRNNSLLLPLQSYWSEKRIALGELLAELKCSRVFTKLDLRSGYHQIRVKETDIFKTAFKTQQGHFEFMVMPFGLTNAPASFQALMNDVFSAFLRKFVLVFFDDILVYSPSIQEHIIHLQQVFDVLRNQQLFVKKSKCAIAQPQIEYLGHLISYEGVSTDQSKIAAMINWPRPKSIKGLRGFLGLTGYYRRFVQHYGLVSKPLTQLLKKGNFHWTTEADETFTRLKTIMSTTPVLALPDFSKPIIIETDTCKSGIGAVMMQEGRPIAYLSKALSPKHQGLSTYEKELLAVIMATQKWRSFFIGSSLHFQYKRGKENHAADALSRIFEDSELSVIVQQNIPHWRQEVLDSLRDDSYAQGLITQLLIDPQGSDGFILESGTLKKGDRYYVGVGTGLRKKICNEIHGNTEGGHSGIAATIRRAERNFIWPSMRTDITNLIKECDTCQRNKPEHVPSPGLLQPIEILDQAWEIITMDCIEGLPKSKGKSVILVVIDKLTKYCHLMALSHPYTAQSVAEELLNSVVKLHGTLLAIISDRDPVFVSSFRRELFKALETKIKLSTAYHPQMDGKFERLNQCVEMYL, encoded by the exons ATGATCTTTACCAGAAATAACCCTGgtatgtttgatgattttaagaaagttatgactaaTGAATTTGGGatgacagatattggtcaaatgtcgtactttcttggagtcgaggtGAAGCAAAACAAAGACGGGATTTTTATGTGTCAGAAAAAATATGCGGAGcagattttaaagaagtttaGAATGGAGGAATGCAAGCCA ATCTGTATATGTTGGCCTACTGCTCTAAATACCCTTGCATATAGTGATACATATAGTGGTACATGTAGTATATTCCTTGAAGCAG GTGACATACATGTAAATGTGAAAAGTCCATCCGAACTTTTAATTCGACCAACTAGTAGTATTGTATTGCCAGCAATTCATCAGCAACTTATATTGCAAGGATCTCGACAGGGACATGATATAGTGTTCATGGTGATGCAG GCCCAGTTGTGGGGTGTCACATGTCAGTCATT AGCCAGTAGTTTCTTGGACACCTTTCTCATGGCTGATAAATCTCCTATCCACCGCCACGACCAAGCTCTTTCTTCCATGGAGGCTAAACTAAATCAGGTGGAGGAATCGCAGAGCTCTACATCTGAGCAGCTTCAACAGATTAAGGAGCAATTCACCTTAGAAAACAGGGACATCAAGAAAAGCTTAGCTGATATTATGGCGTTGATAAAGCTTCAATCTCATAATCAACTTCTTGAAGGTAAAAGCTCAAACAGACATCACAGCCAACATAAAGTGGTACCATTTTCTACCCCTACTCCTACTACATTCGCTATTGCTTCTGATATTTTACGTATTCATGATGTGAACCTCGCAGAAAGAGAGAATCGACACCCACCACCCATCTCACACACACCTTCCTCACATACTCTGGATCTAAGTTTTAGACCTCTAGACCCAACATCGGCACCTGAGCTCAAAAACGCAACTATCCCTCCTCAATTTCAAAATGGACCATTTATGTTCAATACCATACCTTCTACTCAAAACCCTCCACTAATACCTCAGTTTTACCAATCTACACTGAACCCATTTGCTCCACCACTCTATCCTTACAGCCAACAAG GGGTTAAAACACCCAAGTTTGATTTTCCTAAGTTTAACGGTAAAGACCCTCGAGGATGGATTACTAAATGTGAAAAGTACTTTCAGCTTATGCCTTCTGTTGATTTGAGATCTAGGGTTCTTTGTGCTGCCCTCCATATGGAAGATGATGCTGATATTTGGTACAGAACGGTTGAGGAAGAAAAACATAATCTCTTGTGGCCTGAATTCTCCAAACTAGTCTGTCAAAGATTTAATAAGGGAGGCTATGAAAATGTTGTAGGGCAATTCAATAAACTGATTCAAAAGGGTACCGTGGATGACTATATTAATCAGTTTGATGAATTAAGGAATTATGTGATGCTACAGGAAGGGTTCCATAGAGAGTCGTACTACATTGATAACTTTATTAGTGGTCTCAAGGAAGAAATCTCTCAACACTTGTACAACCAGAAACCTCAAACCTTGCAAGAGGCCAGAGACAGAGCTCGAGGTCAGGAATATTACCTTACTGTTTTAGACAAGAGGTACAGAGCTAGCAAGTTTTCTCATCCTTCTGGTACTAATCACAGCAATTCAATTACCAAGCTGCCTACTGATAAGCCTGCCACTTACTGTAAACCACCCGAGATTTCTAGAAGATTGACACTTGCTGAAATTAATGAAAGAAAACTCAAGGGTTTATGCTTTCATTGTGATAAAAAATTTGAACCTGGCCATGATTGTAGAAAGAAAAAAATCTATATCATGGTGGGTGATGAAGGTGAGGACTGTAAATCTGATGGCAAAGACCTAGCAGTTGTTTGGGAAGAGGATAATACTCAAAACAATGCAGAAGGAGAGGAGATAGCTAAGATATCACTCCATGCCATGACAGGTTCAGTTGGGAGCTGCACAATTAAATTGAAGGGCCAAATTAAGGGCAAAACCATCACTATCCTAGTTGACA TGGCTAATGGACAGAGAATGCAATGTGCTACTGAAATTAATAGGGTCAGTTGGACAATGTCTGATCATGCTTTTCACTGCAAGATGAATGTCATCCCTCTAGGGGGATATGACCTAATTTTAGGAGTCAAATGGATGGCTACTGTAAGCCCAGTTACCTTTGATTATCAGCAAAACAATATATTAATTAATTGGCAAGGTGAAAGATTGCAGTTGCAACAATTTGTGAAGGACCTCAG GTGTCCCATAGCACATAAAGAAGAAATTGAGAAAATCACAAGGGAATTGCTAGCTGCTGGTGTCATAAGGAACAACAGTCTCCTTTTGCCTCTCCAGTCTTATTGGTCAGAAAAAAGGATAGCACTTGGAG AGCTTCTAGCTGAACTAAAATGCAGTAGAGTATTCACTAAGCTTGATCTAAGAAGTGGATACCACCAGATTAGAGTAAAGGAAACTGATATTTTTAAAACTGCATTTAAGACACAACAAGGTCACTTTGAGTTCATGGTGATGCCATTTGGGCTCACCAATGCACCTGCTTCTTTTCAAGCTCTTATGAATGATGTGTTTAGTGCTTTCTTGCGAAAATTTGTGCTTGTTTTCTTTGATGATATCCTAGTCTATAGCCCTAGTATTCAAGAACACATAATACATCTGCAGCAAGTGTTTGATGTGCTCAGGAATCAACAACTATTTGTCAAGAAAAGTAAATGTGCTATAGCTCAACCACAAATTGAATACCTGGGCCATTTAATCTCTTATGAAGGAGTCTCCACAGATCAGAGTAAAATTGCAGCTATGATCAACTGGCCTAGACCTAAATCCATCAAAGGACTTAGAGGATTTCTAGGTCTAACAGGTTATTATAGGCGGTTTGTGCAGCATTATGGGCTGGTCAGCAAGCCTTTGACTCAATTGCTGAAAAAAGGGAACTTTCACTGGACCACTGAAGCAGATGAAACCTTCACTAGATTAAAGACTATCATGTCAACTACTCCTGTATTGGCCTTACCTGATTTCAGCAAGCCAATCATAATTGAAACTGATACTTGTAAGAGTGGGATTGGAGCTGTGATGATGCAAGAAGGGAGACCAATTGCTTACCTAAGTAAGGCCCTCAGTCCCAAACATCAGGGCCTTTCTACATATGAAAAAGAACTTCTTGCTGTTATAATGGCCACACAAAAATGGAGGTCTTTTTTTATTGGGTCATCACTTCATT TCCAGTACAAAAGGGGGAAGGAAAACCATGCTGCAGACGCTCTCTCCAGGATTTTTGAAGATTCGGAACTCTCTGTAATAGTGCAACAAAACATTCCCCATTGGAGACAAGAAGTGCTGGATAGTTTGAGAGATGATAGTTATGCTCAAGGTCTGATAACTCAACTTCTGATTGATCCTCAAGGAAGTGATGGCTTTATCTTGGAAAGTGGAACACTAAAGAAGGGGGATAGGTACTATGTTGGAGTTGGCACGGGACTAAGAAAGAAAATCTGCAATGAAATACATGGGAATACTGAAGGAGGACATTCAGGAATAGCTGCCACTATCAGGAGGGCAGAAAGAAATTTCATTTGGCCATCAATGAGAACTGACATCACCAATCTCATCAAGGAATGTGATACTTGCCAGAGAAACAAACCCGAACATGTTCCTTCCCCAGGGTTATTGCAACCTATTGAGATTCTAGACCAAGCTTGGGAAATTATTACGATGGATTGTATTGAGGGGCTGCCTAAGTCAAAAGGTAAAAGTGTGATTCTGGTTGTTATTGATAAGCTCACTAAATACTGCCATTTGATGGCCTTATCACACCCTTATACTGCCCAATCAGTAGCTGAAGAATTACTCAATTCTGTCGTCAAACTGCATGGTACCCTGTTGGCAATCATTTCTGATAGGGATCCAGTGTTTGTAAGTTCCTTCCGGAGGGAGTTGTTCAAGGCACTAGAGACCAAAATTAAGTTAAGCACAGCCTATCATCCCCAGATGGATGGGAAATTTGAGAGACTTAACCAGTGTGTTGAGATGTATCTATGA